NNNNNNNNNNNNNNNNNNNNNNNNNNNNNNNNNNNNNNNNNNNNNNNNNNNNNNNNNNNNNNNNNNNNNNNNNNNNNNNNNNNNNNNNNNNNNNNNNNNNNNNNNNNNNNNNNNNNNNNNNNNNNNNNNNNNNNNNNNNNNNNNNNNNNNNNNNNNNNNNNNNNNNNNNNNNNNNNNNNNNNNNNNNNNNNNNNNNNNNNNNNNNNNNNNNNNNNNNNNNNNNNNNNNNNNNNNNNNNNNNNNNNNNNNNNNNNNNNNNNNNNNNNNNNNNNNNNNNNNNNNNNNNNNNNNNNNNNNNNNNNNNNNNNNNNNNNNNNNNNNNNNNNNNNNNNNNNNNNNNNNNNNNNNNNNNNNNNNNNNNNNNNNNNNNNNNNNNNNNNNNNNNNNNNNNNNNNNNNNNNNNNNNNNNNNNNNNNNNNNNNNNNNNNNNNNNNNNNNNNNNNNNNNNNNNNNNNNNNNNNNNNNNNNNNNNNNNNNNNNNNNNNNNNNNNNNNNNNNNNNNNNNNNNNNNNNNNNNNNNNNNNNNNNNNNNNNNNNNNNNNNNNNNNNNNNNNNNNNNNNNNNNNNNNNNNNNNNNNNNNNNNNNNNNNNNNNNNNNNNNNNNNNNNNNNNNNNNNNNNNNNNNNNNNNNNNNNNNNNNNNNNNNNNNNNNNNNNNNNNNNNNNNNNNNNNNNNNNNNNNNNNNNNNNNNNNNNNNNNNNNNNNNNNNNNNNNNNNNNNNNNNNNNNNNNNNNNNNNNNNNNNNNNNNNNNNNNNNNNNNNNNNNNNNNNNNNNNNNNNNNNNNNNNNNNNNNNNNNNNNNNNNNNNNNNNNNNNNNNNNNNNNNNNNNNNNNNNNNNNNNNNNNNNNNNNNNNNNNNNNNNNNNNNNNNNNNNNNNNNNNNNNNNNNNNNNNNNNNNNNNNNNNNNNNNNNNNNNNNNNNNNNNNNNNNNNNNNNNNNNNNNNNNNNNNNNNNNNNNNNNNNNNNNNNNNNNNNNNNNNNNNNNNNNNNNNNNNNNNNNNNNNNNNNNNNNNNNNNNNNNNNNNNNNNNNNNNNNNNNNNNNNNNNNNNNNNNNNNNNNNNNNNNNNNNNNNNNNNNNNNNNNNNNNNNNNNNNNNNNNNNNNNNNNNNNNNNNNNNNNNNNNNNNNNNNNNNNNNNNNNNNNNctagagagaagtgagagcttctctctctagaaactacttctaaactaatcctaatgtgtgtgTATGAGTTGGAATGTGTGATTCCCCCTTTggtcttcaatccttggctttaaatagcatttttggcgccaaagttggttgcaattgggccccacaacccttcagaattcgttggttgcgaattcattaaaaaatcataaaccagcatcgacgcgtacgcgcacagcacgcgtacgcgtccatggggtaattcgcaggtgcgcgcaagcgccaggtgcgcgcgcgcgtccatgggcgagtccaacttctttgacttttcatgatttctccactttgcatgctttccctcttcactcctttgatccattcctagccttttcaatctgaaatcactaacaaacatatcaaggcatctagtggaatcaaagggaaattaaaaccatcaaattaagggttgaaaagcatgttttcacatctaagcacaaataaggagacaatcacaaaaccatgctatttcattgaataaatgtgggtaaaaggtcatacaatctcttaaaatcaatacaagataaaccgtcaaaacggggtttGTCAAGTGCTCCACAAAATCTTGTAGATTGCACCCGTTATGTATAAATTCCCTTATCAGCATATTCAACGGCTCAGATCTCAATGTTATCTTCAACCCTGCAAAGAATTTTCCTGGATGTGCGCATTAGACCATGAATGCTTCCTTACACACATGTCAGCTATCCATGGATGGTTCTCTAACCAAACTCTACCACGCTATCCGTCCACATTCTCTCAAATTTGTCAACCTCTAGATCGCCCATCAAGgataaacaaaattttcaaagaaaccCAGGCCGTCCAACCTTAGCAGTGGCATTCCTTAACAAATGCCAGCTACACAACCTATGATGTGCACAACGAAAAACTATACTAACTGCACTCTTCATTGCAAGATCCCCGTCTCTCATGACGGATTTCGGCTGTTTTTCTTTCATTGCCTCAAGAAATAACCGCAACAACCATAAATAGCTTTCTTCACTCTCGTTGCTCAAAATTGTGCAACCAAACACCACCGTCCTCATATGATGGTCCACACTTGAGAATATTACCAACGGGCATTTGTATTTGTTTTGACTGTACGTTGCGTCAAATCTCAAGACATCCTCGAACACACTGTAATCATAACGACTTGTACCATCGCACCAGAAGAGATTTTAAAGCCTCTTGTCACCATCCAACGAGTACTTCCAAAATATCCCACAATTATTACTCCTTAAACCTGACAAGAACTTCAACCTGGCATCAGCATTTGTTGTGCCCGCCCGCCTTTGCTTCTCTATTGCGTTATAGATATCCTTTATCTCAAACTCAACAGTCTTGAATCCCCCAGACTGATTGACAAAAGTGCGGAATATTGTCGGCATTCGCAAGCTAGCTTTTCTCATTGAATTGATTTGGTGCAAATTACCTTCCTTGACTGATCTGTGTGATCGCATCAGACCCATAAATCTCGCATCCAACATGGTATGATTGTGGTCATCACAAAATTGTTCAACATACCATCGCCCTCTAGTATCATCAATGTACACCTTTATTCGAGCTTCACGCCTGCACCATGTGATAGGTCGAGGATCCATCTACCTCTCTCCCCGGACTCCGCTGTATGTGTTTCCCCTCTCGCTCTCTTTTCCTTGAGCACATGAATATCTACAAAATGATTTTGCCCTCCGACCCCGTACTTTGTTTTACGACCCACCTTCGATCTCCTCACCAAGAATCCTTTTTTGCAATCGTATTCGTTGTAGTACTCATAAGCGGCCTGTAAATTTTTGAACTCCGTCATCAGGATGTTCTTCGCTGCCAGGGTTGAAAATTCAATTGCGTCAAATGACCCACTCCCATCAATAATTATCACtgattcttctacttctatgtCCGCATCTGCTTGTGACAAATCCACCGCTTTTGTTTACTCCCTAGGAACGGTATCGCCGCTCATCCCATCCTCCACAACCTAAAACACACAACATAGACCATGGGTGACACCAAACAATGGGCCACATCATCATAAATCgcacaattaaaaattataaacttCAAAACTGAACAACACACACACCTACGACGCATGGACTCGGTTAAAATTAGATGAAACCTTATAGCTTCGTTCTGCAAACTCATTCTCCTGAGACAGTTCACATATCCCACTAAGTGAAACTTGGCATTATCAATTATAAATACTAATACACAGCTATATCACACACCTCAGAAAATAATCTCGTACGGATCTAGGTATAGTTCATTCATATGTAACAACCAATAGCAATTTCAAcacacattttaataatttccAATTCCAATTCATCTGTGTATCTCTCTAAACGGAAACTTCCAACATCAAAAACTTATAACTGTTGTCAACAACATAAGAAAAACTATACACATCGTACCATCTGGACAAGGATTAGCAATGGATCCAAACCTACTCTTCCATTATTTCATCACTACATTCATCATATAAAGGTTTCACAGCTGAACAAATTTCATTACTGGGAACAAaattttatgctaattttttttccattttaattttaatcttcacAACTTAAAAACAATAACTACCCACATTAAATGCACAACAAAATCAAACATTTAAATTCTGATTAGTCGTACCTGCATCAGACACCACAAATATTGCAACATCAAATTTGTCGTCAATTCAGAGACACAATGAAGGCACAATCCCCCAATTGAAACCAATTTCAGGAGCATGCCTCCACCAACCTCCGGCGACATTATCAAACCGTAAATAACTCAATGTGATCGACACAACGTACCTGCATCGCTGGTTGTCCCGTGTGGTTCATTGCTTCCCTTTTGGTGAACCTCGCCGTTCAATCACTCAATCTCCTCTGCTTTGAAGCGTAGTCTCTTTCTAAGTGGTCCAAACGAAGCTTCCCAATAACCCTAATCCAACTTAACTCTACCTATTAATGGACTTTGGTGCTTTTTTGTCATAACAAATTCTCACCTCATAAgtaattttctctatttttttgaaaatttctcccaattgttactttttttatttgtgaacCAGtccatgtattttttattattttcgtttACAACTTGGTTCTTCAAGATCTTGAAAATACATTTTTCATCGAAAAAAGCTCCTCGTCTCCGCTTACTTTTATTTAAAACTAAgtgttgtatttttctttttttggccATATTACAAGTTCATGGTTTTTTATTCAGAAAATATGTTCAagtttttatactattaaaaaatGCTATATAAATGTTCTCATGGAAGGCCATTTATAATGTACATATGTAGAGATAAAGATATTCTCATTGATTGAGTGGTATGTTGACACCTAGCATTATGTTAGCTGGGAGGAAGCAGCTTCACATAGGTTGACAGAGCTTGTTGCGGTATGTGTCAGGGCTGGCTTGGGATGGAACCGAATCTTAGTTGACGTGATTAATCACCAAATCTATAAGTGTAATTTTACTTGTTGGACTCTGTTTTTTGTGGGTGTGCCTTACTGGGCTGCTTAATGAATTTATGATACACAAATATGGGTGTGGCAATGGATTTGACTATATCTGTTGTCTAAGTATTAACTgaattgaaaaatttgttataaataaaAGCACATTTAGTCCAAACTCGTAGGGAAGAAAAGGGTGCATAGTAATCTTctgttaatattaaaaaaatgcattagatattggattttttttcaaacattcgtcctaagtatttaaaataaaattaaatgatgcCTTAATTTTGGAATTTTGAAATTCTAGCAGAAAATCTTAAATAGTATCAAAAAATTATTCCAAAAGATAATGAGacttttgacaaaaaaaaattagcattttatttttatttctatgaaactaattaacttttttgttaatattttttatcttgattaACGAAACATATACACATCAAACTACTGATTTTTTTGTTAAGTGTCAATTAGaattaatagatttttttattaggaaCCTTGTTGTCTTTTGGAGTAATTATTAGAAGTcgttaaaattttttctatttttgttattttttcatatatattgaCAAAATTActgcataaaaattaaaaaatattagtgatttttaaattttttatttataaaaattgaatggagaatataatattttaatctttttactgttgcttaaaaaaattcttatgaTATGATAGTATtagaattatattaaattttaggcgtattcaatttaaattaactatcataatttacataaatttattattattagaagaagtgcatattttattttataatagataatgtaaaccccgctaaaattagtaaataattagtcaataaattgaattttaattaggaaaattagaaatataaatataatattaaaataggatagagatcttcaaaacgagaattttgatactaatttcaaaaaatttggtcCAAAATTAGACCAAACGAACTAGTTGAACCGGGCCTAAACCGGACCCAACACTTAAATGAGTTTCAGCTCATCACTTCCCTTCCATTCCTCATTTCGTTCCAGCAGCCATGGGAGGAGGAAGGTGAAGAACAAAAACCTAACTTCCACTTTCATCCACCATAACTTCTTCATTTGAGTTCCGATCGTTGCACCGTTTGCGGTTACACGTCCAACGCGTCAAGCTCTAACACTTTCTTTGATAAGTTACTCTAACACTCCAACCTCTCCTTtcctctaattttcgaaaaattatgtAGTGGTGTTGAATTTCTTGACTTTTGATGTATTAGGGTTTAATTAGCTTGAGGAAAATGTTCACTCTTACttatacaattaatattttCGGGTCGGGTCCGGGCCATAGGTCGGATCACCCGAACTCGGCCCGACCTGAACTATGGTCCGGTGGctcggtcatcatacacaattaatattttgtgttattagtgatggatgatggctattcttatgtaaaatttaagtattgtaaactttaatattttgtattattagtcattataagactataagttaatgttttatgtttaaaatgcataagactttagactaatacataatattgtgttatttgtattaatttagatatttggtattattagacaatattagtattgattgtggttatgctttaattttacggaagggttggttcttgttatatttttctaagtgaattttaccatgtcaaataatggttggagtcttggaaatttggatattttcacatgctaaCTTACAAGAAAGTAATGTTAATGGCTCAGTTTTCACCCGGTATAATCGTGGCTAGAAAGTGTGTAGGTTTCATCGGGTTTAGGCCCGGGTTCGGCTCTAACAAATAAGCCCGGTATATATTTTGGGTCGGGTCTGAGTCACATCAAACTCGGTTTCACCCGACCCATAAACACTCCTACAACCAATGTTCTGATAATCGGACTGAATCAGTCGATTGAAGTGGTTGGATAAAAAACTAATGACTAACACGGTTCGatctatatataaaattataaattttaaatactagaGTTGAACTACAAAACCGGTTAAGAATCGATCAACTGATTCGAAccgatattttttttattttcgaaaacatgCTAAAACAACAGCAGTTTGAAGAGGAAAATTCTGCAATCACCAAAACCGATTCCAAATTTGAATCCCCTTCTCTCATTCTCTGTCTCTCTTCTTTGGTCAGCTACCACACTCATTCTCGCCATCACTTTGATTTCTCTTTTCCAATTATCGCAAGTTCGTcattcacttcttcttcctcaacgttatttttttgtatttaactcTTGTATTTATACgatttttgaagaatttttatgtatttatttataatttcataCACTATATCATTATAGTTAGAGCGCTTCAACAACGGATTTGGCCTTCAAAACCTTAGACCCAACTAATAAGATgagattataaaaaaaaattagttatattcttttgtttttcttccttaAAAATCGTTATATTTTGTAATCGTTGTTGCTATTTATAAACTGTTACAAGTCGTATCGGTTTAAATATTGCAACACCTTTCACATATAATTTACTATAATTCATAGCCAATTACATTGAAAACTCTAAATCGTACCAATTGTAAGCAAATATAAAATGTTTGTATATTTGTATAATTTAAAGagctattttatttaataatataatttatcattataaataaattgatatatggatagattaaaaaaaattcaattcgaTTTGGTGCGTCGATTTAGTGAtattagaaatataaagtaGTTTTGTGTCTTCTTAAaagagataataataataataataataatggtcaGTACTTCGTAAATTTGTAATTCCTTTTTACATTTGACACAATTTTTACAAGAAATATCGTTAACGgagatatttgaaaaaataatctaaattaagcAATGCATTAATAATAATCGTAATCGTGACAACCTTTTTTATTGTTTCGGCTTAAATCAAAGCTACAAATCTTAGTTTTAACAAGACTTAGGAAGATCATAACTACATGTCGGCCTTGTAGGCCCATTAAAGAATCAAATAGACCAACACAGGACTAATAACTATTCCAGTCGAATCTGATCCAACAACTTAAACCCCGTTTGCAATTCGCACACCTGACTTTGGCTAAGCTGAGCCATCTTTGAGCAAGCTACTAAAGACTGACACGCTGCCCCCATCCTGCAAAAGCATGTTCACACGCGTCTATCAAACATTGAAGGATATAGAATATCTGTATATCTATATAGATATGCATTTATACACTAGAGCGACTCTTCGTGGAAATAACTGACAAGAAGTAAAGAAGTAGGTGAAGTGATAGAAAAGTGCAGAAGAGGATAAGGTAACGCAGACACTGCAGAGGAGAGGAAGCTACACGAAAACGCGAAGCTCCGATATGGATGGAGATGGGAAAAAGATAGAGATGTTTCAAGTTGGTCCATGCCAAGATGCATATCAATTCGGATTTTTAATTGGCAAAAGATTCTCTAAACTCATAAAGACTAGGCTTGCTACTGACTTCATTCTTCATAATCAGCTTCTACCTTTTGCCAATAATACCCTTCAATCCCAATCACTCCTCCAAACCCTTTtcgataataataaaaaaaaatttccaagATATTGGGATGAGCTCTTGGGTACTGCAGCGGGCAGCGCGGTGCCTCTTCTTCATGTAACTCTGAAATTTTCATGCGGGAGTCAAATGCTGCTACTTTATTAACAGTAAtatcaaatatcaaatttatGGTATCTATTTTGGTTGTGCAGATTTTACTTATCAACTTCAGGAAGGAAATTCTTGCGTTCATTCCAAAAGAAGGAGCAAAGAGTTACAGTGCAGATACCTTGGATGACTGCTCTGATGTTCTTGTTGTGGGTGAATCTATGGCCATTGCGGCGCACAATGAGGATGCAAATGTTGCGCTTGTTGGCCACACGTCAGCTTAAATGCTTAATGTTTCAGTTATTTATTGCCCTAGCTTCAGCATTCGAATAGAgttgttttcaattttcattgtgGACTTCAATCAAATATGCAGCTATTTAATCAAAAGAATCTTGCCGGATGGAATGTTCTTCGTTGGTTACACTTATGCTGGAGAGCTTCCAAGCTGTGCCTTTGGCTTCAATAGCCATGGACTGGTAAACTAACATTCCTCATTCCAAGTTAATTTATACATATACATTCCTGGACTTAAGAAATTATCCTTTGATAACATCTTAAATGAAGATTCTCGAGAATTCTAGTGCCTTATCAAGAGGTGTAATTCAAGCCAAGAATGTTATTTAAGTACAAAACTGTTTTGTGATCCTCTTAGGCCTTCACTCTGGATTCTGTACCGCCGGCTGAAGATGAGATCATGGCTGGTGGCATAGGTCGCAACTTCATCTCTCGAGACATTCTTGAATCTACATGCATAGAGGATGCCATCAGTGTTAAGCTTTTGTAGCCTTTCTTGTTTTTTCATCTTTATGAGCTCATGATGAGTCTAATGTCTTCCTGTGACGTTGGTTTCTTCAGCGGATCCGGTCATCAGAAATTTCTGTGGGGCATTGCTACAACTTAATTGAAACAAGTACACGCAGAATACTCAATGTAGAAACTGCCTCTAGGAAGCGGGattcaatttttgaggtggggGAACCACCTTTCTTCCATGCAAACATGTATCTCCACCTACAAATTAATCAGGTAACTGACACacaaaattatccaaatcaCAAAACACAGATAAATTACTAGTAGTTTGCAATTTCGTATATCAAGATATCATACATAATTCAATCACTAGAACATTTCTTAATTTAGTGAGTAAATACATTCTTGGGTTTAATTCAAGGTACATGATGAGAACTCAATCAGCAGGCAGAAAAGGGCAGCTGCCCTGCCCAAAAAGACAAAAGAGGATTTTTTGTCACTACTAGGAGATGCAGATGACAGAAAATACCCCATCTACATGACAGGTAATTTCTGACGGAAATCTGAATCCTTTCTCTTTCAATCttatttttaactataaaattttCCCTGCTATTATCTTCTCAGGTCCACTGCTTCACACGCTTTGcactgctgtttttgatttggACGAACACACACTATCAATTATTGAAGGGAATCCTAAAAAAGGAGATGTTTCTCATGTCTTCTCTATCAAACGTTGCCATGGTGATCACCCTAATGCAATTTAACTATAATATGGATTGCAATACATGAAGCTGTTAGTGGAAATTCTGTTATACCGGCTCATAGAGGCCCAGCATATGACCATCAAGACAGCGCATAGCTGCAACCTGATCACAAGCAAATGACAACAAACCTTGTTTCATTATTCAAACATTGAAAACTTTGAACATTTAAATGTTAAATGAATCATTCATTACCTTTCCGTGGATCTCATATTTGATAGGGTCATCTAGTTCAGCTCCTAAAGCCATTAATTTTGTGACTGTAGTATTGATGTCTGTTACAGTAAATGATAGAAGCGAAGAGTAGCCCTTATGGATCTGCACGACTTGGTCACTTGTGGCCAAGTGGTAGAGGCTGTTGAAATGGTTAGAAGGTGACAAATGATCAAACAGAAGGAGGGCATGAGAGAAATAGGAAAGTACTTGGGGTTGGGCGAGTGCAAGAGGGCGAGGAGGAGAAGACCAGATTGAAGTTCGGCCCAGCGGAGAGTGCACACGTTGGTGCTGAACCCCAACCCTTCGGAGTAGAACCGCGCAGCCTTCGGCACGTCCTTATGCAGTTGCAATATCCACCTAAACGACGCCGC
The genomic region above belongs to Arachis duranensis cultivar V14167 chromosome 3, aradu.V14167.gnm2.J7QH, whole genome shotgun sequence and contains:
- the LOC110279341 gene encoding uncharacterized protein LOC110279341; this encodes MAASFRWILQLHKDVPKAARFYSEGLGFSTNVCTLRWAELQSGLLLLALLHSPNPNLYHLATSDQVVQIHKGYSSLLSFTVTDINTTVTKLMALGAELDDPIKYEIHGKVMNDSFNI
- the LOC107479824 gene encoding uncharacterized protein LOC107479824 isoform X1 yields the protein MDGDGKKIEMFQVGPCQDAYQFGFLIGKRFSKLIKTRLATDFILHNQLLPFANNTLQSQSLLQTLFDNNKKKFPRYWDELLGTAAGSAVPLLHILLINFRKEILAFIPKEGAKSYSADTLDDCSDVLVVGESMAIAAHNEDANVALVGHTYLIKRILPDGMFFVGYTYAGELPSCAFGFNSHGLAFTLDSVPPAEDEIMAGGIGRNFISRDILESTCIEDAISRIRSSEISVGHCYNLIETSTRRILNVETASRKRDSIFEVGEPPFFHANMYLHLQINQVHDENSISRQKRAAALPKKTKEDFLSLLGDADDRKYPIYMTGPLLHTLCTAVFDLDEHTLSIIEGNPKKGDVSHVFSIKRCHVNDRSEE
- the LOC107479815 gene encoding protein FAR-RED IMPAIRED RESPONSE 1-like, with translation MDPRPITWCRREARIKVYIDDTRGRWYVEQFCDDHNHTMLDARFMGLMRSHRSVKEGNLHQINSMRKASLRMPTIFRTFVNQSGGFKTVEFEIKDIYNAIEKQRRAGTTNADARLKFLSGLRSNNCGIFWKYSLDGDKRL
- the LOC107479824 gene encoding uncharacterized protein LOC107479824 isoform X3 → MDGDGKKIEMFQVGPCQDAYQFGFLIGKRFSKLIKTRLATDFILHNQLLPFANNTLQSQSLLQTLFDNNKKKFPRYWDELLGTAAGSAVPLLHILLINFRKEILAFIPKEGAKSYSADTLDDCSDVLVVGESMAIAAHNEDANVALVGHTYLIKRILPDGMFFVGYTYAGELPSCAFGFNSHGLRIRSSEISVGHCYNLIETSTRRILNVETASRKRDSIFEVGEPPFFHANMYLHLQINQVHDENSISRQKRAAALPKKTKEDFLSLLGDADDRKYPIYMTGPLLHTLCTAVFDLDEHTLSIIEGNPKKGDVSHVFSIKRCHGDHPNAI
- the LOC107479824 gene encoding uncharacterized protein LOC107479824 isoform X2, with product MDGDGKKIEMFQVGPCQDAYQFGFLIGKRFSKLIKTRLATDFILHNQLLPFANNTLQSQSLLQTLFDNNKKKFPRYWDELLGTAAGSAVPLLHILLINFRKEILAFIPKEGAKSYSADTLDDCSDVLVVGESMAIAAHNEDANVALVGHTYLIKRILPDGMFFVGYTYAGELPSCAFGFNSHGLAFTLDSVPPAEDEIMAGGIGRNFISRDILESTCIEDAISRIRSSEISVGHCYNLIETSTRRILNVETASRKRDSIFEVHDENSISRQKRAAALPKKTKEDFLSLLGDADDRKYPIYMTGPLLHTLCTAVFDLDEHTLSIIEGNPKKGDVSHVFSIKRCHGDHPNAI